ATCGTATCCTGGCAGGGTAGTCCACTTCATGAGTTTTTCCGTCAGGACCTTGTTGCTTTTCCTTACGTGGCTTGCTGTCTTCTTTTTCTTGCTCGTTTAAGTCATCTACCCAATACCATGCTAAAGTTACATTATTGGGCAGCATTTTATTAACTTCATCCAGGCTATAAGCTTGATCGAAGGACAAAGCCATTTCCATAATTTTATCTGAACCAATACTGTCGAGTAACTGTAGATCGTTTTTATATTCCGGATAGCTGATAAAAGGGTAAAAGAAGACCATTTCTCTCTGGCCTAGCTCGTTATATTTCTGCTCTTTTAAATCCCCGACATCATGGCTGGCTCCCAAAATTGAAGGTGATTCAGTCCCAATCCTGTTACCCCATTCATTGCGCAACAAACCATAGCTATAATCCCCTTCACCGGCAAAAACAACTTTTCCTTCGATAATTTTGTAGGTGGTATATTCGTTTCTACCGCCGAGAATTTCATGATACCTCGAAACTTTGCCAATATATTTATTAGGTGCAGAAATTTTATTAAAACTGTCTACGGCAATTTGCACCGGCATTTCCATATTATAAATTAATTCTCTATTTACAATTGAACCTCCTACTAGCATAACGCCCAGGACCACAAAGCTAATCAGTACATTGCGGAAAATGGAGTGCCACTGGGCCTTCTTAATTGCCTTTTTTAATTTAGTATTTTTTAAGTCATCAAATAAACTATCCAATTCCTTTTCAACTTTTTGTTCATCGTTGTAATATTGATTTTTATTCAAGGTTCAACCCCTCCCAGATCTCTTTAAATTTATTCCTGGCTCTATAAAGGTAAACTTTTACCTTTTCTTCGCTCGTTTCTAAAAGATTTGCTATATCTCTATAGGACAGCTCCATTACATACTTGAAAATCAGCAGCTCCCTATAGGATGGCTTCAAGAGGTCCAAAGCCTTTTGAATAACTTTTCTCTTTTCTTCGGTTATACAGTAATCTTCCGTGCTTTCAGTTAGCATTTTCAGATTTTGCAGATGGTCTGCGGCAATAGTGCTTTGCTTTTTCTTCTTGTTGTACAGGCTGTAATAACTGTTGATAGCAACCTTAAAGAGCCATGCTCTCATGTTATGTCCATCGATTGCATCAATATTTTTTATGGTCTTATATAAGGTTTCCTGTACAATATCTTCGGCATCTTCTTTGGAAGCTCCCATTTTTATAAGGTATTTAAATACCAGATTGGCTTCCTTTAATAGAAGCTGTTCTAAAGTTTCATCCCGCATATTTCACCACCTTAATCAGGAACAAGCATCTTAACCGGTTAAGACTATCCAGTGTATAATTAATTTTCATATATATAACAGCTGAGGCCATAAAAAGTATACAAAACTTATTCTTTTATTTTAGTGTTATTGCAAAAAAATAAACCCCGCTAAGGAGTTACAGTGTATAGACAAAGCTCAATTTATTACTTTGCTCTGGGCCAGCTCTCACGTGATGACTTTTAGCAAAGCCCCAGCCTAGAGGAAACCAGTCCTGCTCCATAATATATGCGGGCTGATAATAGTTTGTCGACGGTCTGAATAAATACGCTATTAATATTTACAACTTAAAATTCCAATTTCATTTAGAGGATAATAGCGAAATTCGGCTTTACCAATAAGATTATTAATTGGCAATGCTCCCCATGACCGACTGTCATAACTGTTGTTGCGATTATCACCCATTACAAAAACAGAGTTTTTAGGTACTACATATGGACCAAAATCATGATTTGCTTTTTCATATATATAAGGCTCATTAAGTAACATCCCGTCGATATAAACAAGCCCGTTGTTTATAGAAATTGTTTCACCAGGTAAACCAACAACTCTTTTTATTAATATTTTTTCGTCTAAATTCGCTGACGGGGGAGGATTGAGGAACCATAGATTCACTCGGAATCCACATAGCTTCAGCCACGTAGGTTCTAATACCTAGAGATAAAATAACTGCTAGCACAATGGTTAGAAGCCAGTCAAGTATTACTGATTTTATATTTGATTTCATTTGTGGTCACCTATCCCCAAAATATTTTACTAAAGTTCATAATCGTACTTATTATATCTTATCTTATGAAATTGTAATAGCGCCAGTACTTTTATTTCCATGGCGGGCAGACAATTATGTTCTTTTTAAGATCTTAACCTATTGTGTTGTATCTACTCTTTTTAACGAGCCGTAAAGCGTGCTGTAAAGAGTATTAGTTGATAACATTCTTCAGACAAGTCTTATGCATGCATGGACTTGTGTCTCCTGATCTCTGTCCGGTCGAACAGCATGGACTCACAAAGCGTGGAGCGGCAGGACAATGTGAAAGTCGAGTGCCGCTGGAAGTCAAACGTAAAGAAGACTTAGCTTGTGCCAAGCGTAAGCACGCCAGAATTTCTAGCATTATGTTTCATAATGCATAGAAATTCCAGTCCTTTAGGGCCGGCAGAAGCCAAGTCGCCCTTATGCGGCCGTTTATAAAGCTTACATAGAGCCTGAATAGGGCAGCGCCCCTGGTGAAGTCATCTCGGATCAACAGACACAAGGGTTACATTTTCGAGATAGGTATAATGTTAACAGTACTAGATGGGTTAAATGGTAACAAAAAATGTTTCACGTGAAACAACCCAATTGTGTTTCACGTGAAACATTTAGGAAATAGATAACAGGTCCAGTATCCTGTTCAATTCTTCTACGCTATAGTATTCTATTTCTATTTTTCCCCCATTATTGTTGTTTAGCAGTCTAACCTTGGTGCCAAAGTAATGTCTGAGTTTTTCTTCTATATCGATGATTTCCGGAGAAAGATCTTTTTTACCTGTATTTCCCTTCTTTTTATTTTGCTGCTGGCTGCCTAGAATACCAATGCTTTTAACTAAAGCTTCGGTTTCACGTACGGTTAACCCTTCCTTTTGTATTTTTTCCGCTAGCCTAAGCTGTCCTGCTTCCGGAAGGGATAACAGGGCCCTGCCGTGGCCTGCAGAAATGCTTCCGTTAGCAACCATCTCTTTAATTTGCTCAGGCAAATTCAATAAGCGGAGTGAATTTGCTATATAAGGCCTGCTTTTTCCCACCTTTTTCGATAGCTCTTCCTGGGTTAGACCAAACTCTTCAATTAATACTTTATAAGCTGCGGCCTCTTCTAAGGGATTCAAATCCTCACGCTGTATGTTTTCAATTAAAGCAATTTCTGTAGTTTCCTGTTCGCTATATCCTTTAATGATGG
This region of Zhaonella formicivorans genomic DNA includes:
- a CDS encoding ParB/RepB/Spo0J family partition protein, translated to MAKKGLGKGLSALIPSSINPEMTTTIETENNNGNTATRVVEIAVEQIEPNKYQPRKVFNADGLEELALSIKEHGVVQPVVVRKIEEDKYQLVAGERRWRACKLAGLETIPAIIKGYSEQETTEIALIENIQREDLNPLEEAAAYKVLIEEFGLTQEELSKKVGKSRPYIANSLRLLNLPEQIKEMVANGSISAGHGRALLSLPEAGQLRLAEKIQKEGLTVRETEALVKSIGILGSQQQNKKKGNTGKKDLSPEIIDIEEKLRHYFGTKVRLLNNNNGGKIEIEYYSVEELNRILDLLSIS
- a CDS encoding anti sigma factor C-terminal domain-containing protein — protein: MNKNQYYNDEQKVEKELDSLFDDLKNTKLKKAIKKAQWHSIFRNVLISFVVLGVMLVGGSIVNRELIYNMEMPVQIAVDSFNKISAPNKYIGKVSRYHEILGGRNEYTTYKIIEGKVVFAGEGDYSYGLLRNEWGNRIGTESPSILGASHDVGDLKEQKYNELGQREMVFFYPFISYPEYKNDLQLLDSIGSDKIMEMALSFDQAYSLDEVNKMLPNNVTLAWYWVDDLNEQEKEDSKPRKEKQQGPDGKTHEVDYPARIRSEKNAYGIKAYDVNREPLEDPAQLFIWALQNGMKYDTKYKSEFVRVYNNIAGQDGELTKEDIKVWGVVVTGDVNNLKTLRTLPFIKASSLGVVTEKY
- the lepB gene encoding signal peptidase I — translated: MNLWFLNPPPSANLDEKILIKRVVGLPGETISINNGLVYIDGMLLNEPYIYEKANHDFGPYVVPKNSVFVMGDNRNNSYDSRSWGALPINNLIGKAEFRYYPLNEIGILSCKY
- a CDS encoding RNA polymerase sigma factor produces the protein MRDETLEQLLLKEANLVFKYLIKMGASKEDAEDIVQETLYKTIKNIDAIDGHNMRAWLFKVAINSYYSLYNKKKKQSTIAADHLQNLKMLTESTEDYCITEEKRKVIQKALDLLKPSYRELLIFKYVMELSYRDIANLLETSEEKVKVYLYRARNKFKEIWEGLNLE